TGAGACGCTACCAGTCTTAGGATCTCCGTCTAATATATAAACGCTTTAAAAGGAGTTCGTATGTTAAAGAGATCGATGCTTGTCCTGGCAGTGCTGTTCGTCATCACGTTTCTGGTGGCTTCAGAGATTGATTACTCAGCGATAGACCCCCTCACGTTACCTGTGTATCTGGGTTCGTTAAACGACCCGGGAGTTGAGATCAGATATGAAGATTCCGAAGGTGAGTACATCATCATCGAAATTGGCGATATCATTTATGTATTCTATGCCCTGTAATGACCTGGGGCATATCTCAAATGTTGATTCTGACCCACAAACCAAGATAAAAGTGATAGAAAAAGAACAAATTGATGCTCTTGGTAAATGTATGGAGAGTCAAAAGGAATCATTAACAAAACAAATACTCAACTTACAATTGAAGAAAAAATGAAAAGCTACATACCCCTTAGGCAATTGCTCGTAATAATCATGCTATTTGCAGGAACAATGTTATCTGCGACAACAGTTTACGTAACAGTCAACGGAGTGTATCATAGCGAAGGAGACATAAGTGTTCGGGTCGTTGCTGCTGATATGTTTGGAACAAATGCCAATACCTCAAGATCACCAAGTGTTTACTGCTGCGGGCAGCAAATTATTACTTGGGAATATTTCCCTTTCAATAGTTGTAACGCAACTTTCACCGTTACTCAAGATGACCGTTCGGTAACTGTCTCTGGAGTCTATGTTTGGGATGAAATGCCTTGGACAAATGTAACTGTGACCTTACCTTCAATTCCTAACTTCCCACATAAGATGGAAAATTGAAAATGCAAGGAGGAATAGTGAAATACAGATTAAACTTGTGTTGGTATCTAAATATCATGCTATTTCTCCTTCTTTTATTGCTACACCCTGGCAATGTTGAAGGCATACAGACAACCGAGGTATCTCGCTTTGCGTTTACAACCCACGACTATTTATTATCCAGAGCGCCAGTCATAGATTATCCTTATGTCTATCTGCCTACTACATATGGATTCCAGGTTTCGGTGTGGGATAGCCTTTCAGGCAGCTTTACCGAGGTAGGAAACTATCCTGTGGATGGTATGACTGTGGAAATGGTGAAGAAGGATGATTATCTCTTTATTGCCGTGCTATATGATTTTTCTACCATTTTAGAACCTTCCTCAGGAGCATTATTTCGGGTAGATGTGTCTGATCCACTTTCGCCTCAAGCAGCTGGAGAAATCAGCGTGGGTGAGAATGGTTTGCGATACTTTCAACTACGTTTTGTGAACGGCATGCTCATCGCCAAGAGACAAGAAAATGGTCTTCTGACGGGATTGTCGGTGATTGATCCAAGTACGAATCAAGTCATTCAACACTATCCCGAATCTCTTTATTATGAATACATCGGAGGCAATTACATTATAACACGCGGTCCAACTGCCAGTGCGTTTACGATCATGTCCGTAACCTCAAGTGGTCTGCAGGTAGTAGGATCTATACCGCTGCCCTACTCCACGGGCATATTCCCGAGGTTCTTGTATATCGACAGTAACACTATAGCCACCCAAGATCATAACGCCTTGAAATTATGGCATGTCACGGCACCGGACAATTGGCAGGAAAGAGGTTCGATTGCAATTGGGCTTCATTACGCATCAGTTACGTATTGCAACAATTATTTGATCTTCAACACTGTCACAGCTCCGCTAAATATTTTCACCGTTTATGATATCTCAGATCTTGATAATCCTACAGAAGTACATTCCCAGGATTTCCCCGACGGATTGGAGAATAATCCATCAGGCGGAACACTGATCTCCTATGGCGATTATCTCTTTGCTTCCACCAATTGTTGGGGATGCGTAAACTTGAAAGTCCAGGACACAGGCATCATCGAATTCGTCTCAAAGTGCTTCAGATTCAATCAATTGTCGAGTGTCGGGCACAAATACGGACATTTTATACTGCAACCAGTCATGTATGATGGAATCGCCTGTTTTGATATCTCTGATCCCAGCCATCCAAACTATGAGTTCTCCATTCTCACAGACTATTATGGATGGATCGATCTGTGTGGTGATTATATGTTGGGCCAGTTTGGCGATGGAACAACAGCATCCCTCCGTGTTTACAACATAATTGACCTACAATCGCCTGTAATGATCTACAGCCTGCCAGTTTCAATGTATCATACTCTGTTCTTCAATTACACTGAACCGGGATACTTCTATGTGTTAAACAGCCAAACTGCCCATCTTTATAAGTATATGATTTGGGAAAACACTCCAAGCCTGGTGTTTGATTATCCTCTGGGTTTCAATCTGCTGTCTCCGGTATTTTCCCGGAATCTGCTATATATGTGTGAAGCCAATGCTGTTGGAAATGCTGATTTGTATGTGTTTGATGGAGTTGTCTCCAATGATCCCTTTCTTTCCCACATTGTTCCGGATCTTGTACCACCTCCCGGTTACGTTTTTTATGCAGGAAATTATCTCTTTCTGCGCAACCATTTGAATCCAGGCCAACCAGCAGGTTTCTTTAATCCTTTAGGTTCATTTCAAGTGGAAAACAACATCCGCTGGGGGCATTTTGGAGACTATGTGTGTGTCATCAGTGAATTAGGGATTATTTTTTACAATACCGAGGGATATCCAACTGGGTTCATTACGCCTGATTATTACCTGCCCCAAGGTTCATATACCGGCCATATCGAGAGTGACGATGCATACTTGTATTTCTTTGCGCAGGATAATGTCTCGATCTACTCATACACGACCACAGATAATGATGACCAGGTAGCTGTTCCGGAAATTAATAGGATAAGATGTTATCCAAACCCGGTAGTCGATGACCTCGTGATAGAGTTAAAAGGATTTGTGGAGCCTGATCAACCTATCCAAGTGTTCAATATCAAGGGGCAACTCATTAGGTTAATTTCAGTTGGGCAAAGAACAAGTGAAGGCTTTAGATTTGTCTGGGATGGCAAAGACAATGACGGTGATCGGGCATCATCTGGAGTATATTTTATCCGCCTGCAGGCTGAAGGGAGATCCTCAACTCATAAAGTGCTATTGATAAAGTAGGGACATAGGCAGTCAGGTGCATTACAGATAACTTGATACTGGATTTGCAGAAACCCTGATACTGGATTTGCAAAAACCCTGATACCGATTTGCAAAAAGGGTGATACTGGGGTCTCACCAAAACCGGCGATTTGCAACGAAAGTGATACTATTTGCAATTTCACTTGATACTCTATACCCCCCCCATATTTTAACAGGAGCCAAATTTATCCAGGATCAGAACCGCTTCCCAGGCGAGCCGGATTTTTTCCTTGACAAGGCCCAAATCCAGTCCAGCATTTAGATGTAGCATAGTTGAACAATCCGGTTTACAACTGCCGGGGGCCCTCCCCGGAGGCCGTTGTTCGAAAAGAATTTATCTGCCCTGCGGATACGAAAAAGGAGAGAGAGATGCTGTCTTCAAGCTGGATCGAGCTGGACGCGTCCGCGGTTGCCAAGAACATCAGATATCTAAAGAAGCGGATCGCCCCGGCCCAGTTTGTCTCAGTGATCAAGGGAAACGCCTACGGGCATGGGATCGAGCAGTTCGTCCCCCTGGCGGAGCGGGCTGGAGTGTCCTGCTTTGCGGTTTACGACGCCCGGGAGGCCCACACGGCCCTTCAGGTGAAATCCGAGCACAGCCGGCTCATCATCATGGGCATGCTGGACGAGGATCAGCTGGAATGGATCATCGGCAAGGGCGTGGAGTTTTACGTGTTCACGCCCCAGCGCCTCGCCGCGGCGGTGGAAGTGGCCAAAAAGCTCAAACGCAAGGCCCTGGTCCACCTGGAACTGGAAACCGGTATGCACCGCACCGGGATCGAGGAGGCTGAATTTCCCGAAGTGGTTGACCTGATCAGAAAGAACCGCCGCCACCTCTGCCTCAAGGGCATCTGCACCCATTACGCCGGAGCTGAAAGCGTGGCCAATTTCCTCCGCATCCAAAACCAGTATCAGGCCTTCCTCCGCCTCAAAAAAGAGCTGAAAAAGGCGGGGATAGTGGCTGAGGCCTACCACAGCGCCTGTTCCGCCGCCGCCCTCATCTATCCCCACACCATCATGGACATGGTGCGCTTCGGCATCGCCCAATACGGCTTCTGGCCCAGCATGGAAACCAAGATGAACAACCTGCTTTCGCCACAGGTGAAATTCACCCGCGACCCCCTCAAGACCGTGCTCTCCTGGAAAACCCGCGTAATGAGCGTGAAAGCCGTCGCGAAGGGGAATTTCATCAACTACGGGAATAGCTTCCTGAGCACCAAACCCATGAAGCTGGCCACCATTCCCGTGGGTTATCACCAGGGCTATGCCAAAAACCTCAGCCATTCCGGGCTGGTGCTGCTGCGCGGAAAACGCGCCCCCGTCGTGGGCTCCATCAACATGAACATGTTCATGGTGGACGTAAGCCACATCCACACCGTGGTTCCGGGCGACGAGGTGGTGCTGATCGGCAAACAGGGCGAGCTGTCCATCTCGGTGGCCTCCTTCGCGGAACTCACCAAGACGATGAACTACGAACTGCTGGCCCGCCTGCCCCAGCAGATTCCC
This is a stretch of genomic DNA from Candidatus Cloacimonadota bacterium. It encodes these proteins:
- a CDS encoding T9SS type A sorting domain-containing protein, which encodes MKYRLNLCWYLNIMLFLLLLLLHPGNVEGIQTTEVSRFAFTTHDYLLSRAPVIDYPYVYLPTTYGFQVSVWDSLSGSFTEVGNYPVDGMTVEMVKKDDYLFIAVLYDFSTILEPSSGALFRVDVSDPLSPQAAGEISVGENGLRYFQLRFVNGMLIAKRQENGLLTGLSVIDPSTNQVIQHYPESLYYEYIGGNYIITRGPTASAFTIMSVTSSGLQVVGSIPLPYSTGIFPRFLYIDSNTIATQDHNALKLWHVTAPDNWQERGSIAIGLHYASVTYCNNYLIFNTVTAPLNIFTVYDISDLDNPTEVHSQDFPDGLENNPSGGTLISYGDYLFASTNCWGCVNLKVQDTGIIEFVSKCFRFNQLSSVGHKYGHFILQPVMYDGIACFDISDPSHPNYEFSILTDYYGWIDLCGDYMLGQFGDGTTASLRVYNIIDLQSPVMIYSLPVSMYHTLFFNYTEPGYFYVLNSQTAHLYKYMIWENTPSLVFDYPLGFNLLSPVFSRNLLYMCEANAVGNADLYVFDGVVSNDPFLSHIVPDLVPPPGYVFYAGNYLFLRNHLNPGQPAGFFNPLGSFQVENNIRWGHFGDYVCVISELGIIFYNTEGYPTGFITPDYYLPQGSYTGHIESDDAYLYFFAQDNVSIYSYTTTDNDDQVAVPEINRIRCYPNPVVDDLVIELKGFVEPDQPIQVFNIKGQLIRLISVGQRTSEGFRFVWDGKDNDGDRASSGVYFIRLQAEGRSSTHKVLLIK
- the alr gene encoding alanine racemase translates to MLSSSWIELDASAVAKNIRYLKKRIAPAQFVSVIKGNAYGHGIEQFVPLAERAGVSCFAVYDAREAHTALQVKSEHSRLIIMGMLDEDQLEWIIGKGVEFYVFTPQRLAAAVEVAKKLKRKALVHLELETGMHRTGIEEAEFPEVVDLIRKNRRHLCLKGICTHYAGAESVANFLRIQNQYQAFLRLKKELKKAGIVAEAYHSACSAAALIYPHTIMDMVRFGIAQYGFWPSMETKMNNLLSPQVKFTRDPLKTVLSWKTRVMSVKAVAKGNFINYGNSFLSTKPMKLATIPVGYHQGYAKNLSHSGLVLLRGKRAPVVGSINMNMFMVDVSHIHTVVPGDEVVLIGKQGELSISVASFAELTKTMNYELLARLPQQIPRVAI